Proteins found in one Zea mays cultivar B73 chromosome 1, Zm-B73-REFERENCE-NAM-5.0, whole genome shotgun sequence genomic segment:
- the LOC103639517 gene encoding uncharacterized protein, producing MAVDTTQPEYWLNWRFLLCALWVYSCMALAFFLIKKYEVASSPDSNGDDGGDREEALPCVRPGVVYLEDCWKTCLEGIHPGWLLAFRVVAFFVLASLLVVDIITDGWSIFLYYTQTGKCRIFTFCVGYPGRPGCGIGSENCCICCGIRLFNRYSSRPFYHCQINVFFCCICWF from the exons ATGGCCGTGGACACTACTCAACCGGAGTACTGGCTCAACTGGAGGTTCTTGCTGTGCGCGCTCTGGGTCTACTCCTGCATGGCCTTGGCATTCTTCTTGATTAAGAAGTACGAGGTGGCCAGTTCACCGGACAGTAATGGCGATGACGGTGGAGACAGAGAAGAGGCGTTACCATGTGTCAGACCTGGTGTTGTTTATCTTGAAGATTGCTGGAAGACATGCCTTGAGGGTATCCACCCTGGCTGGCTGCTGGCATTTCGCGTTGTGGCCTTCTTCGTTTTGGCTTCACTGCTCGTGGTCGACATCATTACTGATGGATGGAGTATCTTCCTATACTACACTCA GACGGGCAAATGTCGTATCTTTACCTTTTGCGTGGGGTACCCAGGCCGACCAGGTTGCGGCATAGGTTCTGAAAATTGTTGCATTTGTTGCGGCATACGTTTGTTCAACAGATACAGTAGCAGACCTTTTTATCATTGTCAGATCAATGTATTTTTCTGTTGCATTTGTTGGTTCTGA
- the LOC118473075 gene encoding probable ubiquitin-like-specific protease 2B has translation MESLFVGLSHNKPKKSVATAIVREDYICTQGDLALIDFIKEIPCEPRVEVVLIDDAFVERKWMECLFQPSAYLGDEVIDCYINLIKAQKHLKCRSGGRVHIENAFQFNFLKQDGDLEIKTEELYPIKDMAHICSAERRVLLYLDHDMVFIPINIRETHWYLAVIHARNMEIQVLDSLGTSQDRKDLTDSIKGLQIQIDMISQRKELKDHRWPDLQVASWPLREINMGYAKQTDSSSCGLFLLNYIEYWTGDELSNSFTQDPND, from the exons ATGGAATCTCTATTTGTAGGCTTGTCTCATAACAAGCCAAAAAAATCGGTGGCAACCGCAATAGTTCGAGAAG ACTATATTTGCACGCAAGGTGATCTTGCTCTCATCGATTTTATCAAGGAAATCCCTTGTGAACCAAGGGTAGAAGTCGTTCTTATTGATGATGCCTTTGTTGAAAGGAAGTGGATGGAGTGTTTATTTCAGCCGAGCGCATATTTAGGTGACGAG GTTATAGACTGTTACATAAATTtgataaaagctcaaaagcatctAAAGTGCCGATCTGGAGGTCGCGTTCACATAGAAAATGCTTTCCAGTTCAATTTCCTGAAGCAAGATGGTGATCTTGAAATTAAAACAGAGGAGCTATATCCAATTAAAGACATGGCACACATATGTAGCGCTGAACGAAGGGTGTTACTTTACCTAGACCATGACATG GTGTTTATTCCGATAAACATCCGAGAGACGCACTGGTATCTTGCTGTGATCCATGcaagaaatatggagatacaagTGCTCGATTCACTTGGTACTTCACAAGACCGCAAAGACCTCACTGACTCT ATTAAAGGACTGCAAATACAAATAGATATGATATCTCAACGTAAGGAGTTAAAAGACCACAGGTGGCCAGACCTCCAAGTTGCTTCTTGGCCGCTCAGAGAAATAAACATGGGATATGCAAAGCAGACAGATAG CTCTTCATGTGGcctctttcttttgaactatatcgAATACTGGACAGGGGATGAACTGTCTAACAGTTTTACCCAG gatcctaatgactga